The genomic region TCCAGGACGGACCAGGCCACGTCGATGGAATCGGGGACCTTCGCGCCCCCGAGCACGTACACGCGTGGGCGGTCAGTCGATTCGATGTCACCGAGCACGTCGAGTTCGCGCTCCATCACGCGCCCGGCGTAGCTCGGGAGTCGTTCAGGGAACCCGACGAGCGACGGCTGCGAGCGGTGTGCGGCCGCGAACGCGTCGTTGACGTAGGCGTCGAGGACCGGGACCAGCCCCTCGACGAGGTGGGTCTGGCTCGCTTTCGCGGGGTCGAACTCCATGTACTCCTCGGCGTAGAAACGGGTGTTCTCGAGGACCACGGCCTCGCCCGAATCGAGGGCGGTGACGGCGTCGCGAGCCGCCGACGAGAAGGTGGCGTCGACGTACGAAACGGGGTAGTCGAGCATCTCGTCCAGGCGCTCGGCGTGCGCCGCGAGCGTCTCGAAGTCGTCCCCACCGGGGCGACCCTGGTGGGCGAGGATGGCGAGACGAGCGCCGCGCTCGAGGAGCTCCGACAGCGTCTCTTCGTGGGCCTGGAGCCGCGCGTCGTCGGCCAGGCCACCGTCGGACAGCGGACTATTGATATCGACCCGTACCCCGACCCGACGGTCGGCGACCGTGAGGTCATCGAGGGTCCCTACCGGCATGTGTCGGGATGTGCGGGGGCCGGTGAAAGAGTTTTCTTTGTCGGCCGAATCACGTCGCCCCTTGTGATTCATACTAACATTTGCCACACGTACAGGAACACCCAATATCGACCGACAACGGTGACTCCTGCGGTCATTATGTACGCGTATGAACGGGTGGGCGAAGGTGAAAGGTTTAATAGCTACTGGGAGAGCCTCTTTAGCGTGTTGAGGGGTATCAATGACCGAGTCTAACTCAAATATTACCCGTGGATGGCGCTTCATCGCCGACCGTCCCGCAGCCATGATTGCGCTGCTGGTCGGGGTCCTTCTGTTCGTAGACCTCCTGATGAAGCTCGTCACTGCGGGTGATGACGTAACAATCGCGCTGTTTCTGACGTTCGTGTGGCAGGGCATCGTGATTGGGTTGGTGTACGGCCTCGCCGGCATCGGCCTCTCCATGACGTACAGTATCTTGAACTTCGCCAACTTCGCACACGGCGACTACATCACGAGTGGCGCGTTCGGCGGGTGGGCCGCGACGTTCGTCGTCGCAGGCCTCGGCAGCCACGCCTTCGGCGACCTCGTCCTCGTGGGTGCGAACCGGATTCCCGGGACGGCGATCGGTATCGACATCGTCCAGACCCCGCTCGCCATCCTCATCGGGCTGGTGTTCGCGGGCCTACTGACGGTGGCACTGGCGCTGGTCATCGACCGCATCGTCTACAAGCCGATGCGTGGCCAGGAGGGAATCGCCCTGCTCATCGCGAGCGTCGGTGTGGCGTTCGCGCTGCGCAACCTGCTCCTGTTCGTCTTCGGTGAGGCCAACCTCTCCGTCGCGAACAACACGCCGGGCAAGATCGCAGTCGCGGTCCCCGGCGGCACCATCAACGCGAACTACCACGAGATCGTCCTCGTGGTGGCAGCCATCATCCTCATGCTGACGGTCCACTACCTGCTCCAGAGCACGAAGCTCGGGAAGGCGATGCGTGCGATGTCCGACAACGAGGACCTCGCCCGCGTCACCGGTATCCCGACCGAGCGGGTCGTCAAGTTCACGTGGATAATCGGCGCGGCGCTGGCAGGGATGGCTGGCTTCCTCTTGACGCTGGAGTCGACCACGCTGGTCTACACGCGCGGGTGGACGCTGCTCCTGTTCATCTTCGCGGCCGTCATCCTCGGTGGTATCGGTTCGACGTACGGGGCCATCTTCGGCGGCCTCA from Haloarchaeobius sp. HME9146 harbors:
- the pgk gene encoding phosphoglycerate kinase, with the translated sequence MPVGTLDDLTVADRRVGVRVDINSPLSDGGLADDARLQAHEETLSELLERGARLAILAHQGRPGGDDFETLAAHAERLDEMLDYPVSYVDATFSSAARDAVTALDSGEAVVLENTRFYAEEYMEFDPAKASQTHLVEGLVPVLDAYVNDAFAAAHRSQPSLVGFPERLPSYAGRVMERELDVLGDIESTDRPRVYVLGGAKVPDSIDVAWSVLENDLADTVLTAGVVGNVFLAADGVDLGDTSMEFIMDQGYWDEIDRAADLLDAHGDRIRFPQDVAVERDGERREIGMNALPGNPGEAAMDIGEGTLKVYRSILEDAETVILNGPAGVFEEPLFEYGTRELYAAAGGVPDSIVGGGDTAAAIRKFGLEERFGHFSTGGGACLRMLTDGELPAVEALRRSHDD
- a CDS encoding branched-chain amino acid ABC transporter permease, with the translated sequence MTESNSNITRGWRFIADRPAAMIALLVGVLLFVDLLMKLVTAGDDVTIALFLTFVWQGIVIGLVYGLAGIGLSMTYSILNFANFAHGDYITSGAFGGWAATFVVAGLGSHAFGDLVLVGANRIPGTAIGIDIVQTPLAILIGLVFAGLLTVALALVIDRIVYKPMRGQEGIALLIASVGVAFALRNLLLFVFGEANLSVANNTPGKIAVAVPGGTINANYHEIVLVVAAIILMLTVHYLLQSTKLGKAMRAMSDNEDLARVTGIPTERVVKFTWIIGAALAGMAGFLLTLESTTLVYTRGWTLLLFIFAAVILGGIGSTYGAIFGGLIIGLTEKMSLIWLGAELSDMSRAAAFVLMILILLYRPQGLFSGRSTA